GACTCACGCCTCGTGTCTCGTAATGAAGAGACCTCCACACGGAACACCAATCAGATTGCCGTTCAAAAAAACTCGACATGTGATTGGGTGAACTATGGATCCCTATGGAAAATATATTCCTAAGGGTCAGCTTAGCCATTGAGAAGGTCAGATCCAGACTTTGACCTTATCGTTACCTCTCATACTCTGAACCACACACATGGCGGCGATGCTTCCatggccacacacacaagatgtaTAACACTGCCATCTTCTGGCATAACCAGCAGGTGTACGCCCTCACACGTACTCCAAGCTCGTATAATACGCAGGTGTACGCCCTCACACGTACTCCAGGCTCGTATAACACGCAGGTGTACGCCCTCACACGTACTCCAAGCTCGCATAACACACAGATGTACGCCCTCACACGTACTCCAGGCTCGTATAACACGCAGGTGTACGCCCTCACACGTACTCCAGGCTCGCATAACCAGCAGGTGTACGCCCTCACACGTACTCCAGGCTCGTATAACACGCAGGTGTACGCCCTCACACGTACTCCAGGCTCGCATAACCAGCAGGTGTACGCCCTCACACGTACTCCAAGCTCGCATAACACGCAGGTGTACGCCCTCACACGTACTCCAGGCTCGCATAACACGCAGGTGTACGCCCTCACACGTACTCCAGGCTCGCATAACCAGCAGGTGTACGCCCTCACACGTACTCCAAGCTCGCATAACCAGCAGGCGTACGCCCTCACACGTACTCCAGGCTCGCATAACACACAGATGTACGCCCTCACACGTACTCCAGGCTCGCATAACACGCAGGTGTACGCCCTCACACGTACTCCAGGCTCGTATAAACAGCAGGCGTACGCCCCTCACACGTACTCCGGGCTTGCATAACACACAGGCGTACGCCCTCACACGTACTCCAAGCTCGCATAACACACAGATGTACGCTCTCACACGTACTCCAGGCTCGCATAACACGCAGGTGTACGCCCTCACACGTACTCAAGGCTCGTATAACACGCAGGTGTACGCCCTCACACGTACTCCAGGCTCGCATAACCAGCAGGTGTACGCCCTCACACGTACTCCAAGCTCGCATAACACACAGATGTACGCCCTCACACGTACTCCAGGCTCGTATAACACGCAGGTGTACGCCCTCACACGTACTCCAGGCTCGCATAACCAGCAGGTGTACGCCCTCACACGTACTCCAAGCTCGCATAACACGCAGGTGTACGGCCTCACACGTACTCCAGGCTCGCATAACACGCAGGTGTACGCCCTCACACGTACTCCAGGCTCGCATAACCAGCAGGTGTACGCCCTCACACGTACTCCAAGCTCGCATAACCAGCAGGCGTACGCCCTCACACGTACTCCAGGCTCGCATAACACACAGATGTACGCCCTCACACGTACTCCAGGCTCGCATAACACGCTGGTGTACGCCCTCACACGTACTCCAGGCTCGTATAAACAGCAGGCGTACGCCCCTCACACGTACTCCGGGCTTGCATAACACACAGGCGTACGCCCTCACACGTACTCCAAGCTCGCATAACACACAGATGTACGCTCTCACACGTACTCCAGGCTCGCATAACACGCAGGTGTACGCCCTCACACGTACTCAAGGCTCGCATAACACGCAGGTGTACGCCCTCACACGTACTCCAGGCTCGCATAACCAGCATGTGTACGCCCTCACACGTACTCCAGGCTCGCATAACACGCAGGTGTACGCCCTCACACGTACTCCAGGCTCGCATAACCAGCATGTGTACGCCCTCACACGTACTCCAAGCTCGCATAACACGCAGATGTACACCCTCACACGTACTCCAAGCTCGCATAACCAGCAGGCGTACGCCCTCACACGTACTCCAGGCTCGCATAACCAGCAGGTGTACGCCCTCACACGTACTCAAAGCGAACAGTAAATGGCATTACCGACCCGAGGGTATCCAGCACGAGGATACTGCCACCTGGGATAAGTGCAATAGCAACTGCATAATGCACAACACTGCTCAGCACTGCTTAGCACTGCTCAGCACTGCTCAGCACTGCTCAGCACTGCTCAGCACTGCTCAGCACTGCTCAGCATTGCAACCAGCAAGTCTACCGGTGAGACCACCATTCTCTCTCACTTGCCAACATATAAATTGCACAAAATAAGCTTCCTGAGCTCATTAGCTTCACTACATAAGCTTCACTACATAACATGTACACGCCAAGAACACTTACAAATCGCCTTGGAATAAAACTTGGGGTAAAACAAAACTCAAAATACCGTAAAGCCAAAACTGTGACTCGCTGGGGAAAGCTAATTTAATTTTTAAAATCAGCGccctaaaaaaaaaagttatttcttAGCAGGAAAAAGTGGGAAAATGTTGACCAGTGTAATCAATTAAGTCAAAACCAATCATGAACATAAGAAATAATGCAAcataatataaatgttattaataCACTCAAATCTGACAATTGTCTGCAGTGTAGTGAGTAATATTGATCGAGATTGACCTCTACAGTAATAATGAGAATAACCAATCTCACCTTTACTCACTGGATCTATTATTCATTGATTCATACAAGATCTGAATGCAATCATAAATAATTCAAGAAATATAATCACCAAGAAATTATTAATTCTGTTGATCAAAACAGATTGATATTGAAATGAACTCACGATACTAGCATACGGTATCTCATTGTACTTCTCTGTTAATTCCGCTTCTTGCTAGAACATCTATAGTCACATGTAACATCAATAAgcaaatataaacaaataaataaatgcatCACTGAAAATATGCACAGAAGTTTGATATAAATACTGAGCCATTACCGTCACTCTTCAATAACTCTGTTTCTCTACAAATAATCAGAAGTGAGCTGTTTCCAGTCTTTGTAACGTCCAACTGGACAGAGAAACAATGGCTTGCAGCGTGTAGCTGTTGCCCTTGGCACTAGACAAACACGACTCTCTGTTGGGAGTCTCCATCACTTGGCAAAGAGTTCGTCTGTGAGTGGAGACCCCACCTAGTTGTACCCACcttgctgtgcttgcgggggttgagctctggctcttcggtcccgcctctcaactgccaatcaactggtgtacatattcctgagcctactgggctctatcatatctataattGAAACtgaatatggagtcagcctccactacatcacttcttagtgcattccatctgttaactactctgacactgaaaaagttttttctaatgtccctgttgcTCATTTTGGTACTTATTTGGATACATTTGGGTACTGTATACTTATTTGTGTCTGGAGTATCACATGACTTTACCTTGGTCTCAAGAGTTCTCCTGTTTGTTTACCGTGGAAAAGCATGTGCATTAACACCTCCTCAGAGCTCCTCCTAAGAGTTGGAATGATCGCTGGCAAAAAATCTAACTAATTAGCAAGCAGAAAGGGAAATTGACTCAAGTCACTTGTTGACTGTACCTCACTAGTCAATCTCTGGATCACTCTAGATTTACTGGATCTGTATGTCAAGGTTACATACTTGAAGTCGTGTTGCATACCTCACTCTTACTGGTCACCCGATGTCTTACGGTAATGGATCTTTCTTAATAGACAGTTAAACACTCGGTCCCTCTTCTGggacaccaacccgtcctcagaccaagtccattatatccagcggtcgaccccacagacgcattcataaagttttacatactgttcattcaaaacagcaattttctcaaatataaattaatataatatattagcatattgtgcatatattggcataggttaggtgtttaggttctgttggcaattatttgtatttgtagtacgtgggtgaagcatttacagcgttgaggTTTGAACAAAATTAGTCAGTGAAGCTCTTGTtccggaagggaagggaagggaactatcaggagaaagcgccaagccattacgactatatagcactgggaaggggtcaggataaggatttgggatgggacgggggaaaaggattggtgcccaaccacttggacggtcggggattgaacgccgacctgcatgaagcgagaccgtcgctctaccgttccagCCCAAGTGAACtggtacttgggctggacggaagtgttcgaacgaaatcagttgtgaatcGTTTGTAAACCATttgttcattcataaacagggggtttggcgggtgcatggaatctcttttgggtctttgtttagaagACGGGCTGGGGACACGGAGCATCGTCATAAGTTCGAGTAAAAAACTTGTTCCTCTTTTGGGAACATTGACCTTCACCAAAAGCTCGACATGCTccccgtcctcgcatacaaagatcacCAGGGCCAGATGGTCGACTCTCTTGATCTTTGCTCTGCTTCACTGCTCACAGCACACAGAGAAATCCTACTATCGTGATACATCAGTGAGAAAATCTACAGGAGCCGTGGCGAGGATTGAAACatatgcgctgggtgttcccagacacACGCTTTAGACGACCAGGTCACCATATGAAATATTGCTCATAATACTGTTCCGAGCCCCCTGACACAACCCACAGTCCGTCCTCCAAGGGTTTCCCAAAGTCAAgacactgtcgtactaaagtgatcttatcctaacctaccagaggacccaaaacagaaaacggaacagtacgtcaatttcgcgagccgtttccattttctagtacgataatttttggccttaggtaacgcatacgagcgaaaagcgacgtgctTTGCAGGACAGGTTACAACCCACTTAGGAGTCCAGCGGTGCCCGGGCACGTCTGGCTCCCTCTACCGCCGATAAAGGGTGAAGTTCACAGACTTGTAGAGGGGCTGGCTGCCCCCGTCATGGTTGCCTGAGGCCATATGTTCACTACCCTCTTTTTTCCTGACTGTAATCATCTTTACTGTACACTATTTTCctcactggagagagagagaaggagagagagagagagagagagagagagagagagagagagagagagggagagagagagagagagagagagagagagagagagagagagagagagagagagagagagagagagagagagagagagagagagagagagagagagagagagagagagagagagagagagagagagagagagagagagagagagagagagagagagagagagagagaaggtagagagagagagagagaggggagagaggaaccCAGCAAACTCACAACGTAATCACAATATTTTTTACATCATTAGAGCGCTGTAACAATGTAAAAATTGTACAAATAACGTGGCGACATTGTGCGATTGTTTGCGAGAGAGGGACTGAGGGAAAGTGAGGGAATGTGAGGGATGATAAGAggtagagtgagggagtgagaggcAGACAAGCAGGAAGGCAAACAGAAGGACAGAGATACACAAAGACCCAGGCCCCGCGGATACCACTATCTTGTATAGTTATATTAAAATATCTCTCAAGTAGCTAAATGCTGAACAATAATGGGTCCAGCCCACGTTGAGATTACTGTACAGAGGCGTCACACAAAGATGGCACTGATAGGCTCCTTTAAGTTCTTCCATTCAGGGTTTATCCATTTTTTCATCACAGAAAAATCCGGCCATAACGCACAAGGAACTGTCAGCCTCATGGTTCTGTCAGCTAGTGCTGTCAGGTGGTGTTGTCAGCTTAAATCGGAGCGGGACACCCGTCCGCCACACGTCGTGATCATACCTCACCAATGGTTCAGAGTTACATatagaattaaacaaaaaatgtTCCCCAGAACGTTCCTTGCTGTTTATCGTTGTGTTCAGTCATCATCATCTATTTACAGACGATGACTCGTTCCCCCTCTCTTTCCTCTTGTCGAGGAAGCGTCATAGTATGACTCGTGTGATCGTTGATTGGTACAAACAGCAGGACTTATCATAccacactgagtgggactacttgTCCCACTCAATGTAGTGTCTTAGTATTCACATGACAAAAGCACTAGCAATATGAACTGATAATTTTACCGAGAGTAATTGCTTGAATTAGTCCACACTAAATCAGTTGTATTAGTCTAAATTTACTAAATTTTCCTGAAATATTCTGTAATCACTTATCAGAGAATTGTACAATAAAATTGAGACCTCACATTAGAAATGCACAGACGagctcagatatatatatatatatatatatatatatatatatatatatatatatatatatatatataaatatataactgtattggagaaactgtattggaggggatctaaacattccctctaatgcgttatgcgtggtttcctccgaggctatgggtcccccttcttccagctagaggtggtactcccttatatattttattatatatatatatatatatatatatatatatatatatatatatatatatatatatatatatatatatatatatatatatatatatatatgcgaacaagcctgaatggtccccaggacaatatgcaactgaatatatatatatatatatatatatatatatatatatatatatatatatatatatatatatatatatatatatatatatatatatatatatatatatatatatatatatgtcgtacctaatagccagaacgcacttttcatcctactattcaaggcccgatttgcctaataagccaagttttcctgaattaataga
The Procambarus clarkii isolate CNS0578487 chromosome 60, FALCON_Pclarkii_2.0, whole genome shotgun sequence genome window above contains:
- the LOC138353930 gene encoding uncharacterized protein, whose protein sequence is MYNTAIFWHNQQVYALTRTPSSYNTQVYALTRTPGSYNTQVYALTRTPSSHNTQMYALTRTPGSYNTQVYALTRTPGSHNQQVYALTRTPGSYNTQVYALTRTPGSHNQQVYALTRTPSSHNTQVYALTRTPGSHNTQVYALTRTPGSHNQQVYALTRTPSSHNQQAYALTRTPGSHNTQMYALTRTPGSHNTQVYALTRTPGSYKQQAYAPHTYSGLA
- the LOC138353931 gene encoding uncharacterized protein; the protein is MYALTRTPGSHNTQVYALTRTQGSYNTQVYALTRTPGSHNQQVYALTRTPSSHNTQMYALTRTPGSYNTQVYALTRTPGSHNQQVYALTRTPSSHNTQVYGLTRTPGSHNTQVYALTRTPGSHNQQVYALTRTPSSHNQQAYALTRTPGSHNTQMYALTRTPGSHNTLVYALTRTPGSYKQQAYAPHTYSGLA